From the genome of Symphalangus syndactylus isolate Jambi chromosome 7, NHGRI_mSymSyn1-v2.1_pri, whole genome shotgun sequence, one region includes:
- the CNOT8 gene encoding CCR4-NOT transcription complex subunit 8 isoform X3 has product MKDTEFPGVVVRPIGEFRSSIDYQYQLLRCNVDLLKIIQLGLTFTNEKGEYPSGINTWQFNFKFNLTGYDFGYMVKLLTDSRLPEEEHEFFHILNLFFPSIYDVKYLMKSCKNLKGGLQEVADQLDLQRIGRQHQAGSDSLLTGMAFFRMKELFFEDSIDDAKYCGRLYGLGTGVAQKQNEDVDSAQEKMSILAIINNMQQ; this is encoded by the exons ATGAAA GACACAGAATTTCCAGGTGTTGTGGTGCGACCAATTGGTGAATTTCGTAGTTCCATAGATTACCAGTATCAGCTTCTGCGGTGCAATgttgaccttttaaaaattatccagctgGGCCTTACATTCACAAATGAGAAGGGAGAGTATCCTTCTGGAATCAATACTTGGCAGTTCAATTTCAAATTTAATCTTAC TGGCTATGATTTTGGCTATATGGTAAAGTTGCTTACAGATTCTCGTTTGCCAGAAGAGGAACATGAATTCTTTCATATTCTGAACCTTTTCTTCCCATCCATTTATGATGTGAAATACCTGATGAAGAGTTGCAAAAATCTTAAG GGAGGTCTTCAGGAAGTTGCTGATCAGTTGGATTTGCAGAGGATTGGAAGGCAGCACCAGGCAGGCTCAGACTCACTGCTGACAGGAATGGCTTTCTTTAGGATGAAAGAG TTGTTTTTTGAGGACAGCATTGATGATGCCAAGTACTGTGGGCGGCTCTATGGCTTAGGCACAGGAGTGGCCCAGAAGCAGAATGAGGATGTAGACTCTGCCCAGGAGAAGATGAGCATCCTGGCAATTATCAACAACATGCAGCAGTGA
- the CNOT8 gene encoding CCR4-NOT transcription complex subunit 8 isoform X1 produces MPAALVENSQVICEVWASNLEEEMRKIREIVLSYSYIAMDTEFPGVVVRPIGEFRSSIDYQYQLLRCNVDLLKIIQLGLTFTNEKGEYPSGINTWQFNFKFNLTEDMYSQDSIDLLANSGLQFQKHEEEGIDTLHFAELLMTSGVVLCDNVKWLSFHSGYDFGYMVKLLTDSRLPEEEHEFFHILNLFFPSIYDVKYLMKSCKNLKGGLQEVADQLDLQRIGRQHQAGSDSLLTGMAFFRMKELFFEDSIDDAKYCGRLYGLGTGVAQKQNEDVDSAQEKMSILAIINNMQQ; encoded by the exons ATGCCTGCAGCACTTGTGGAGAATAGCCAGGTTATCTGTGAAGTGTGGGCCAGTAATCTAGAAGAAGAGATGAGGAAGATCCGAGAAATCGTGCTCAGTTACAGTTATATTGCCATG GACACAGAATTTCCAGGTGTTGTGGTGCGACCAATTGGTGAATTTCGTAGTTCCATAGATTACCAGTATCAGCTTCTGCGGTGCAATgttgaccttttaaaaattatccagctgGGCCTTACATTCACAAATGAGAAGGGAGAGTATCCTTCTGGAATCAATACTTGGCAGTTCAATTTCAAATTTAATCTTAC AGAGGACATGTACTCCCAGGATTCCATAGATCTCCTTGCTAACTCAGGACTACAGTTTCAGAAGCATGAAGAGGAAGGGATTGACACACTGCACTTTGCAGAGCTGCTTATGACATCAGGAGTGGTTCTCTGTGACAATGTCAAATGGCTTTCATTTCATAG TGGCTATGATTTTGGCTATATGGTAAAGTTGCTTACAGATTCTCGTTTGCCAGAAGAGGAACATGAATTCTTTCATATTCTGAACCTTTTCTTCCCATCCATTTATGATGTGAAATACCTGATGAAGAGTTGCAAAAATCTTAAG GGAGGTCTTCAGGAAGTTGCTGATCAGTTGGATTTGCAGAGGATTGGAAGGCAGCACCAGGCAGGCTCAGACTCACTGCTGACAGGAATGGCTTTCTTTAGGATGAAAGAG TTGTTTTTTGAGGACAGCATTGATGATGCCAAGTACTGTGGGCGGCTCTATGGCTTAGGCACAGGAGTGGCCCAGAAGCAGAATGAGGATGTAGACTCTGCCCAGGAGAAGATGAGCATCCTGGCAATTATCAACAACATGCAGCAGTGA
- the CNOT8 gene encoding CCR4-NOT transcription complex subunit 8 isoform X4 — protein MPAALVENSQVICEVWASNLEEEMRKIREIVLSYSYIAMDTEFPGVVVRPIGEFRSSIDYQYQLLRCNVDLLKIIQLGLTFTNEKGEYPSGINTWQFNFKFNLTGYDFGYMVKLLTDSRLPEEEHEFFHILNLFFPSIYDVKYLMKSCKNLKGGLQEVADQLDLQRIGRQHQAGSDSLLTGMAFFRMKELFFEDSIDDAKYCGRLYGLGTGVAQKQNEDVDSAQEKMSILAIINNMQQ, from the exons ATGCCTGCAGCACTTGTGGAGAATAGCCAGGTTATCTGTGAAGTGTGGGCCAGTAATCTAGAAGAAGAGATGAGGAAGATCCGAGAAATCGTGCTCAGTTACAGTTATATTGCCATG GACACAGAATTTCCAGGTGTTGTGGTGCGACCAATTGGTGAATTTCGTAGTTCCATAGATTACCAGTATCAGCTTCTGCGGTGCAATgttgaccttttaaaaattatccagctgGGCCTTACATTCACAAATGAGAAGGGAGAGTATCCTTCTGGAATCAATACTTGGCAGTTCAATTTCAAATTTAATCTTAC TGGCTATGATTTTGGCTATATGGTAAAGTTGCTTACAGATTCTCGTTTGCCAGAAGAGGAACATGAATTCTTTCATATTCTGAACCTTTTCTTCCCATCCATTTATGATGTGAAATACCTGATGAAGAGTTGCAAAAATCTTAAG GGAGGTCTTCAGGAAGTTGCTGATCAGTTGGATTTGCAGAGGATTGGAAGGCAGCACCAGGCAGGCTCAGACTCACTGCTGACAGGAATGGCTTTCTTTAGGATGAAAGAG TTGTTTTTTGAGGACAGCATTGATGATGCCAAGTACTGTGGGCGGCTCTATGGCTTAGGCACAGGAGTGGCCCAGAAGCAGAATGAGGATGTAGACTCTGCCCAGGAGAAGATGAGCATCCTGGCAATTATCAACAACATGCAGCAGTGA
- the CNOT8 gene encoding CCR4-NOT transcription complex subunit 8 isoform X5, which yields MYSQDSIDLLANSGLQFQKHEEEGIDTLHFAELLMTSGVVLCDNVKWLSFHSGYDFGYMVKLLTDSRLPEEEHEFFHILNLFFPSIYDVKYLMKSCKNLKGGLQEVADQLDLQRIGRQHQAGSDSLLTGMAFFRMKELFFEDSIDDAKYCGRLYGLGTGVAQKQNEDVDSAQEKMSILAIINNMQQ from the exons ATGTACTCCCAGGATTCCATAGATCTCCTTGCTAACTCAGGACTACAGTTTCAGAAGCATGAAGAGGAAGGGATTGACACACTGCACTTTGCAGAGCTGCTTATGACATCAGGAGTGGTTCTCTGTGACAATGTCAAATGGCTTTCATTTCATAG TGGCTATGATTTTGGCTATATGGTAAAGTTGCTTACAGATTCTCGTTTGCCAGAAGAGGAACATGAATTCTTTCATATTCTGAACCTTTTCTTCCCATCCATTTATGATGTGAAATACCTGATGAAGAGTTGCAAAAATCTTAAG GGAGGTCTTCAGGAAGTTGCTGATCAGTTGGATTTGCAGAGGATTGGAAGGCAGCACCAGGCAGGCTCAGACTCACTGCTGACAGGAATGGCTTTCTTTAGGATGAAAGAG TTGTTTTTTGAGGACAGCATTGATGATGCCAAGTACTGTGGGCGGCTCTATGGCTTAGGCACAGGAGTGGCCCAGAAGCAGAATGAGGATGTAGACTCTGCCCAGGAGAAGATGAGCATCCTGGCAATTATCAACAACATGCAGCAGTGA
- the CNOT8 gene encoding CCR4-NOT transcription complex subunit 8 isoform X6, with protein MKDTEFPGVVVRPIGEFRSSIDYQYQLLRCNVDLLKIIQLGLTFTNEKGEYPSGINTWQFNFKFNLTEDMYSQDSIDLLANSGLQFQKHEEEGIDTLHFAELLMTSGVVLCDNVKWLSFHSGYDFGYMVKLLTDSRLPEEEHEFFHILNLFFPSIYDVKYLMKSCKNLKGGLQEVADQLDLQRIGRQHQAGSDSLLTGMAFFRMKELFFEDSIDDAKYCGRLYGLGTGVAQKQNEDVDSAQEKMSILAIINNMQQ; from the exons ATGAAA GACACAGAATTTCCAGGTGTTGTGGTGCGACCAATTGGTGAATTTCGTAGTTCCATAGATTACCAGTATCAGCTTCTGCGGTGCAATgttgaccttttaaaaattatccagctgGGCCTTACATTCACAAATGAGAAGGGAGAGTATCCTTCTGGAATCAATACTTGGCAGTTCAATTTCAAATTTAATCTTAC AGAGGACATGTACTCCCAGGATTCCATAGATCTCCTTGCTAACTCAGGACTACAGTTTCAGAAGCATGAAGAGGAAGGGATTGACACACTGCACTTTGCAGAGCTGCTTATGACATCAGGAGTGGTTCTCTGTGACAATGTCAAATGGCTTTCATTTCATAG TGGCTATGATTTTGGCTATATGGTAAAGTTGCTTACAGATTCTCGTTTGCCAGAAGAGGAACATGAATTCTTTCATATTCTGAACCTTTTCTTCCCATCCATTTATGATGTGAAATACCTGATGAAGAGTTGCAAAAATCTTAAG GGAGGTCTTCAGGAAGTTGCTGATCAGTTGGATTTGCAGAGGATTGGAAGGCAGCACCAGGCAGGCTCAGACTCACTGCTGACAGGAATGGCTTTCTTTAGGATGAAAGAG TTGTTTTTTGAGGACAGCATTGATGATGCCAAGTACTGTGGGCGGCTCTATGGCTTAGGCACAGGAGTGGCCCAGAAGCAGAATGAGGATGTAGACTCTGCCCAGGAGAAGATGAGCATCCTGGCAATTATCAACAACATGCAGCAGTGA
- the CNOT8 gene encoding CCR4-NOT transcription complex subunit 8 isoform X2 has protein sequence MKDTEFPGVVVRPIGEFRSSIDYQYQLLRCNVDLLKIIQLGLTFTNEKGEYPSGINTWQFNFKFNLTEDMYSQDSIDLLANSGLQFQKHEEEGIDTLHFAELLMTSGVVLCDNVKWLSFHSGYDFGYMVKLLTDSRLPEEEHEFFHILNLFFPSIYDVKYLMKSCKNLKGGLQEVADQLDLQRIGRQHQAGSDSLLTGMAFFRMKEIGNYGLKGV, from the exons ATGAAA GACACAGAATTTCCAGGTGTTGTGGTGCGACCAATTGGTGAATTTCGTAGTTCCATAGATTACCAGTATCAGCTTCTGCGGTGCAATgttgaccttttaaaaattatccagctgGGCCTTACATTCACAAATGAGAAGGGAGAGTATCCTTCTGGAATCAATACTTGGCAGTTCAATTTCAAATTTAATCTTAC AGAGGACATGTACTCCCAGGATTCCATAGATCTCCTTGCTAACTCAGGACTACAGTTTCAGAAGCATGAAGAGGAAGGGATTGACACACTGCACTTTGCAGAGCTGCTTATGACATCAGGAGTGGTTCTCTGTGACAATGTCAAATGGCTTTCATTTCATAG TGGCTATGATTTTGGCTATATGGTAAAGTTGCTTACAGATTCTCGTTTGCCAGAAGAGGAACATGAATTCTTTCATATTCTGAACCTTTTCTTCCCATCCATTTATGATGTGAAATACCTGATGAAGAGTTGCAAAAATCTTAAG GGAGGTCTTCAGGAAGTTGCTGATCAGTTGGATTTGCAGAGGATTGGAAGGCAGCACCAGGCAGGCTCAGACTCACTGCTGACAGGAATGGCTTTCTTTAGGATGAAAGAG ATAGGGAACTATGGCTTAAAAGGAGTTTAA